One Aegilops tauschii subsp. strangulata cultivar AL8/78 chromosome 2, Aet v6.0, whole genome shotgun sequence genomic window, TCGTGCTAGCCGTATATGTGCTGCTCATAGATGGTTCGTTTCTATGTTCTGTACGTACTAGCATGCTTAGGTATCGCTATGAGATACATGCCGTTTATGCCATGTTTACTGTTTACTCGTGAATTAGTCTAATCGGAAAAGTGCTAATATTTTCAACAGCACCTCCGTACTGGGAGGTCGACCGCCGCGTCGACGCTGCCGGGAGGTTGATGCCGCTACTCTGCTACTCTTTGCGTCCGCAAGCTGATGGTAGAGGAAGCAGAGATGGAACACCGGGCGCCGCGCTGCTGCCACCGTGCGCAAGGACGCCGGGGCTGAGTGCCACGACGGCGTCGAGGCTGAAGTTGAACCGCTGAAGGCCGGCCGTCGCAGAAGATGGCACCGCGTGCTGGGGCCTTGCGCCGACtgtgttcaaggagaagaagtgaATGGGCGAGCTGTGGGGCATTCTGTGGGGGCGCTAGGACCTCGACGTACCGTTGGTAGCCAAAAGGCTAGGAACCGCCGGGAGGAGCGGCGTTGCGGCGGTGTGGCTAACCACCGACAGGGATTTTGCGGCTCATGAAATCGCTTCGCTGTAGCGTGCTGACAGGGATTTGTAGTATATATGTGTAACCACCGAGAATTTAAAACGTTTTGAAAACATGCTCAATCAGAAGTCAGAACAATGCACATTTAGAGGAATGACTGGATATACAGGCATTTCATCAGTTTAAGTATGCATCAGGAAAACGGGCTAAAACACAGGGAGCCACCCTTGCATACTTAAACTTCACCTACAAGAGGACCGCCACATACCAAGTACAGTCAGCGTACAGCTAATTGGCTGAGCCAAAATACATGATCACAACAAAAAAACAGAGCAACAACGGCAAGCATTTGCAATCCAGCGGCCGTTGCGACTGTGGAAACTGGCTTGAAGACATGATTTAGTGGGGCGCGCTGGATCGGCTGCTGGTTTGGAACGGGCAGTCTGCGCGGCGTTGTTGTCTTGGCGTGTACACGGGCTTGCTGTTGAGCTCGGGAGATCTGCTGAGgagtaagagcatctccagccgttgtcCTCCTCAGAACGCATAAAAATCGCctccgggggcgagccggcgataCAATCGGCGCTGGGGGCGTTCCCCCCAGTCgccgacgccccccccccccccccccacccccccgaTTCATTTTTCAACCCCCAACCGCCGCGCACTTCCCCTCCCCGGGCCCGCTGGTCATTGCCCCTAACGCACCCCTCGCTCGCCTCCTTCCTCGCCGACGCCGCCGGCAAGTTGAAAATGATACATAGATAGTTCACCATAGCATACATAATGAAAATGATACATAGATAGTTCACCGTAGCAAAGCCTGTTAAAAGAAAAGATCAACTACTCGTCGTTTTCCGGCTCCGACTCggtaatgtcctcctccgacgtctgcaAGTAGGCGTCAGCATGCCGCTCGTCCTCGGAGTCCCAGGACGACGTGTTCAGTTGAGCGGCCTGCTTCCGCGCACGCTTGTCCTCctgataggcggctcgctccttTCTCCTCGCCTCCCTCTCCGTCCTCCGTTGCTTGTAAAACTGGCGCTCGTTGacgatgtcctgcgggaagcgttcGCGCCACTCCGCCATGGCTTCCACGTCCATCTCCGCGATCGCTAGGCGACGCTGCCGCCTCCGGTTGtcacgacgatcctcgtcggtgaaaAGCCGCGGGAGATGCGCGAGATCCTGTGCGCACTGGCTCGTCGACACGTCGGAGAAATTCATATCCCAACGAGGCcgccggaggcgccacgccgccgcgtcgtacgcacGGGCCGCCTCCTCTGCGGTGTCGAAGGTGCCGAGACTGAGCCGTTTTTCGCCGAACGAGATTTCGGAGGAGAAGACGCCGGAGCGGCGCTCGCGGACTCCGCGGAAATCAGCAGCGCCCAGGCGGCGCATCGACATGGTGGCGCAGAGGCGAGAAAGAGAGGAGGCACGCAGGAGCGTCGGCggtggagaggagaggagaggagaggggaagtgTGCGTCCACCGACGGGGGGTAGGCTTTTTATAGCcgcgggcgggcggcggccgcGTGGCCGCCGGGCATACACGTGGTGCCGCgccttcactgcgccgcccgtgaggcatcaatggatgctgaccggcgcggcagcgcgccgcagctttggcattgatttcccccgcgggaaccgaggcgatgaggacgacgaagcgACGAGAAGCACCGTGTCGCTGACTCGGGGGCCCACGTTTAGTTCGCGCCAAAACCGTTTCACCCGGCGCCCCCGAgcgccccccagcgcgccgggttcggcttgggtccgccggcgccaaattcggcccgagccggcg contains:
- the LOC109757208 gene encoding uncharacterized protein produces the protein MSMRRLGAADFRGVRERRSGVFSSEISFGEKRLSLGTFDTAEEAARAYDAAAWRLRRPRWDMNFSDVSTSQCAQDLAHLPRLFTDEDRRDNRRRQRRLAIAEMDVEAMAEWRERFPQDIVNERQFYKQRRTEREARRKERAAYQEDKRARKQAAQLNTSSWDSEDERHADAYLQTSEEDITESEPENDE